GGTTATAATTTGGACGACCATGTGATCTTTGATTTGCGGTTTGTACCCTTAATCATCTCGACGCTGGCGTATCCTAGACCCATCACACTTATTTTGATCGGTATAGGGACGGGGCTTACAAGGTTAACTTTCGGAGTGACAGAGGCAGCAGTTGCAGGAATGCTAAATCTTTTTATTTTGGGAGTTATTTGCGCGGCGCTTAGCTACTGGGTCAGACGCTCAACCCTCAGTATTGTGAATCAAGGTCTGATCGTTATTCTAATCGTTAATCTTATGAATGCCATAAACATTATGGCGTTAGGCGTTATCCCTGTGGAAGAGTACATAAGAGAGATTATGCCAATTACGTTCCCTGCGGGGCTAATTTTAAGTATTTTGTTCTCATTAATTATCCGTGATTTTCAACTCGGTCTTCTAAGGAATGAGCAGATCCAGCATGCTAACGAACAGTTGTCTGCTCAGACTGAAGAATTACATAAGAACAAGCTTGATCTTGAAGAGCGTGCTAATCAGTTAATGATGGCATCTCAATTCAAATCGGAATTTCTCGCCAATATGTCACATGAGCTTAGAACTCCATTGAATAGCATCATTAATCTATCGCAATTAATTGAAGAAAATGATGATTTGCTTACGGAAGCAGAAATAAGAGAGTATGCAGCCATTATCCATCGTTCGGGTGATGAATTATTGATGATCATCAGCGACATTCTGGATTTATCCAAGGTGGAGGCAGGTCGATTAGATATTATAAATGAAGAATTAAATGTTAGCGAGATCCCAGATTTGCTGGCAATGCAGTTCGCTGTGACGGCCAAACAAAAAGGACTGGCTTTTAATATCTCCATGGATGAGAATGTCCCTCCAATGATTCATTCCGAT
This genomic stretch from Paenibacillus sp. FSL H7-0737 harbors:
- a CDS encoding ATP-binding protein yields the protein MGYLKIFFGNTAILIAVAYLANLIYKHTISNASVGIKKASWVILAIFAGWISTLFGYNLDDHVIFDLRFVPLIISTLAYPRPITLILIGIGTGLTRLTFGVTEAAVAGMLNLFILGVICAALSYWVRRSTLSIVNQGLIVILIVNLMNAINIMALGVIPVEEYIREIMPITFPAGLILSILFSLIIRDFQLGLLRNEQIQHANEQLSAQTEELHKNKLDLEERANQLMMASQFKSEFLANMSHELRTPLNSIINLSQLIEENDDLLTEAEIREYAAIIHRSGDELLMIISDILDLSKVEAGRLDIINEELNVSEIPDLLAMQFAVTAKQKGLAFNISMDENVPPMIHSDPHRVQQILRNLLSNAFKFTKTGFVSLHIHEQEGGEGDAVQHWLVFDVEDSGIGIAPEKHAMIFEAFQQADRTTSRKYGGTGLGLSISNDLARLLGGFISLESKEEKGSRFSLYLPLEVDSE